The following are encoded in a window of Spirochaeta cellobiosiphila DSM 17781 genomic DNA:
- a CDS encoding phosphatidate cytidylyltransferase, producing the protein MNKVVKRLLIFFIGLPAVLGVIAFPFPNDRYLLVNIVIMIASGLGALETANLFKKKGAQLHPVLAFSLGIIFPLFTYLELMGITSRHVLMAVLTIGVTLIFSSQVIGKSNEDFKPVISRIGGYLTSLFYPGLFFAYTTRLSLTNLVDQSYPYSPYPLLIFILMTYGNDSMAWFFGVLFGKKSRGLIAVSPNKSLVGFLGGLFSSCVVGLLIYLVIPDLSITKLPIVLLWGFLTGIMTILGDLIESAIKRSASVKDSGDIIPGRGGLLDSIDSLLFAAPVYYYLLIWILY; encoded by the coding sequence ATGAATAAAGTTGTTAAACGACTGCTCATTTTTTTTATAGGTTTACCAGCTGTTCTTGGTGTTATTGCTTTTCCTTTTCCTAATGATCGCTACCTTCTTGTTAACATAGTTATCATGATTGCTTCCGGACTGGGAGCTTTAGAGACGGCGAACTTATTTAAGAAAAAGGGCGCCCAGCTACATCCCGTATTAGCTTTCTCATTGGGTATAATTTTTCCTTTATTTACCTATCTTGAACTCATGGGGATTACATCCCGTCATGTGTTGATGGCAGTACTGACTATTGGGGTAACCCTTATCTTCAGCAGCCAGGTGATTGGTAAGTCAAATGAAGATTTTAAACCTGTTATCAGTAGAATTGGGGGGTACCTAACCAGCCTGTTTTACCCTGGTTTATTTTTTGCCTACACAACCCGTCTCAGTCTGACCAATTTGGTTGATCAATCCTACCCTTATAGTCCTTATCCTCTACTAATATTTATCCTTATGACCTATGGAAATGATTCTATGGCCTGGTTTTTTGGAGTGCTCTTCGGTAAGAAGTCCAGAGGACTTATTGCGGTGAGTCCCAATAAGAGTTTAGTAGGATTCTTAGGGGGCTTATTTTCCAGTTGCGTTGTAGGATTACTTATCTATCTAGTGATTCCTGATTTAAGTATCACTAAGCTTCCTATTGTATTACTTTGGGGCTTCCTTACAGGAATAATGACAATATTAGGAGATCTTATCGAATCAGCCATTAAGCGTAGTGCTTCTGTGAAAGATTCGGGAGACATCATTCCAGGACGAGGAGGACTTCTTGACAGTATTGATTCTTTGCTATTCGCAGCCCCTGTCTATTATTATCTTCTTATCTGGATACTTTACTAA
- a CDS encoding CpXC domain-containing protein — protein sequence MEIQCHCGKIIETDWKEVIDLDSSVEQEILEGTFLTIDCPDCNEKLKPEIKIILKNDKTALLWLPDISRLSFMTDQVKVDPSVTDVAIGFKELQEAIKLYQSNLNKSVIEVIKYQIYKKVEDDKDVTVYFHDLMDDQYIFHIEGVKADEIGVLKVPQTMYDKIGKDLPDLVEKYPYSVILKKPYISVNNLIMGDSE from the coding sequence ATGGAGATACAGTGCCATTGTGGTAAGATAATTGAGACAGACTGGAAAGAGGTGATTGACCTGGATTCCTCAGTAGAACAGGAAATACTGGAAGGTACTTTCCTGACTATTGACTGTCCTGACTGCAATGAAAAATTGAAGCCAGAGATAAAGATAATACTCAAAAATGATAAGACAGCACTATTATGGCTTCCTGATATCTCTCGCCTATCCTTTATGACGGATCAAGTTAAAGTAGATCCTTCAGTTACGGATGTGGCCATCGGATTTAAGGAATTACAAGAGGCTATCAAACTCTATCAGAGCAACTTAAACAAAAGTGTGATAGAGGTCATAAAATATCAGATTTATAAAAAAGTGGAAGATGACAAAGATGTAACAGTTTATTTTCATGATCTTATGGATGATCAGTATATATTTCACATTGAAGGTGTGAAGGCTGATGAGATTGGAGTCCTGAAAGTACCCCAGACTATGTATGATAAAATAGGAAAGGATCTACCTGATTTGGTGGAGAAATATCCCTATTCGGTTATTTTAAAAAAGCCCTATATATCAGTTAACAATTTAATAATGGGAGACAGTGAATAA
- the tsf gene encoding translation elongation factor Ts, protein MAVSPQDVKKLRDATGAGFGDCKKALTEANGDFASAEKILKEMGLASAAKRSGREANEGRIFTYVEGSKAGVMNLSCETDFVAKNEDFVQAGQALLKELVDNNQTALTEEQETKTKELGAKIKENISVKELALLTGTSSDLIVDYIHGDGRIGVLVKISTDSEATASNDKVREYAFDCALHAAAFSPLYLNSEAVDPAYLKEQEEIFTTQAANLGKPDNVVAGIVKGKLNKHLSQICFVDQPFVKNDKLSVAKAGQEIAKEIGGKVELTGFVYFAVGQ, encoded by the coding sequence GTGGCAGTAAGTCCTCAGGATGTTAAAAAATTAAGAGACGCAACTGGTGCTGGTTTCGGTGACTGTAAGAAAGCTCTTACAGAAGCTAATGGTGATTTCGCATCAGCAGAAAAAATCCTTAAAGAAATGGGATTGGCTTCAGCAGCTAAACGAAGTGGTCGTGAAGCTAACGAAGGACGTATTTTTACTTATGTTGAAGGTAGCAAAGCCGGTGTAATGAACTTAAGTTGTGAAACTGACTTTGTCGCTAAAAACGAAGACTTTGTTCAAGCTGGACAAGCTTTACTTAAAGAACTGGTTGATAACAACCAGACCGCTTTAACAGAAGAACAAGAAACAAAGACAAAAGAATTAGGCGCTAAGATCAAAGAAAACATCAGTGTTAAAGAACTTGCTCTTTTAACTGGTACTTCAAGTGATCTTATCGTTGACTATATCCATGGTGATGGACGAATTGGAGTTCTTGTAAAGATCTCAACCGATTCTGAAGCCACTGCTTCTAACGATAAGGTAAGGGAATACGCTTTTGACTGTGCGTTACACGCGGCAGCTTTCAGCCCTCTTTACCTAAATAGTGAAGCTGTTGATCCTGCTTACCTTAAGGAACAGGAAGAAATCTTCACTACCCAAGCAGCTAATCTTGGTAAACCTGATAATGTTGTAGCTGGAATCGTTAAAGGTAAATTAAACAAACATCTTTCCCAAATCTGTTTTGTAGACCAACCTTTTGTTAAGAATGACAAACTGTCTGTAGCAAAAGCTGGACAAGAAATAGCTAAGGAAATCGGTGGAAAAGTGGAATTAACAGGATTTGTATACTTCGCTGTTGGACAATAA
- the uppS gene encoding polyprenyl diphosphate synthase, translating into MSNNEVPCHVGIIMDGNGRWAKARGKNRSAGHLEGLSAAKRITKAAVDLGIKYLSLYAFSTENWKRTEEEVSFLMILIKKHLKSEFNFYRKNEIRVVHSGDINGLPADIQQELHQVAMDTADFHKLTVNLAINYGGRDEIIRAVQKLNNDNKEVNTENVSSYMDCPEIPDADLIIRTAGEKRLSNFLLWRSAYSEFYFSDKLWPDWEAEDLITAIKEYQCRERRYGGIKS; encoded by the coding sequence ATGTCCAACAATGAAGTACCCTGCCATGTTGGCATCATTATGGATGGTAATGGCCGCTGGGCGAAAGCCCGCGGTAAAAACAGGTCTGCTGGACACTTAGAGGGATTATCAGCTGCCAAGCGAATCACTAAAGCAGCAGTGGATCTGGGAATTAAGTATCTATCCCTATATGCCTTTTCAACAGAGAATTGGAAAAGAACAGAAGAAGAAGTTTCCTTCCTAATGATATTAATCAAGAAACATTTAAAAAGTGAATTTAATTTTTATCGCAAAAATGAAATCCGTGTTGTTCATAGCGGCGATATAAATGGTTTACCAGCAGATATCCAACAAGAACTTCATCAGGTAGCCATGGATACAGCGGATTTCCATAAACTAACTGTAAATCTGGCTATTAATTATGGTGGCCGTGATGAAATCATCCGTGCTGTTCAAAAACTAAACAATGATAATAAAGAAGTAAATACTGAGAATGTTAGCTCCTATATGGATTGTCCCGAGATACCCGATGCGGATCTTATCATCAGAACCGCAGGAGAAAAAAGGTTAAGTAATTTTCTGCTTTGGCGCAGTGCTTATTCGGAATTCTATTTTTCTGATAAATTATGGCCAGATTGGGAAGCAGAAGATCTTATTACGGCTATAAAAGAGTACCAATGCAGGGAAAGACGTTATGGGGGAATAAAGTCATGA
- the frr gene encoding ribosome recycling factor has product MDAIKKEAQNRMDKSIRNLKEEFNAIRTGRASASLFDKVMVDYYGTPTPLNQVASISVPEARLIAIQPWDKGSLGAIEKAIFASELGLTPANDGKVIRINIPPLTEDRRKELVKIAKNTAENNRIAIRNIRRDINESIKKSQKDGEITEDAMKASLDDIQNVTNDFIKKIDGLLSEKEKEIMEI; this is encoded by the coding sequence ATGGATGCAATAAAGAAGGAAGCTCAGAACCGCATGGATAAGAGCATTAGAAACCTTAAAGAAGAGTTTAATGCTATTAGAACTGGTCGTGCTTCTGCTTCTCTTTTCGACAAAGTCATGGTTGACTATTATGGAACTCCTACACCCTTGAATCAGGTAGCTTCCATATCCGTACCTGAAGCACGCCTCATCGCAATTCAACCCTGGGACAAAGGTTCCTTAGGTGCTATTGAAAAAGCTATCTTCGCTTCTGAATTAGGTTTAACTCCAGCCAATGATGGTAAAGTTATTCGAATCAATATCCCCCCTCTTACTGAAGATCGTCGTAAAGAATTGGTTAAAATAGCCAAGAATACAGCAGAAAACAACCGGATAGCTATTAGAAATATCCGAAGAGATATTAATGAATCTATTAAGAAATCGCAGAAAGATGGAGAAATCACCGAAGATGCGATGAAAGCATCCTTAGATGATATCCAAAACGTTACTAATGACTTTATCAAGAAGATTGATGGTCTCCTCTCAGAAAAAGAAAAGGAGATTATGGAGATCTAA
- the rseP gene encoding RIP metalloprotease RseP, with the protein MLQAVLHGILGLLGLGFVVFIHELGHFIFARLNKIKVEAFSIGWGHPIVKWKSKEVEYRIGILPIGGYCKMAGEDIIQEAILEDKEVFERKKGTYFGAHPLQRITVALAGPFFNVLLTFVIMFFISLIGYNYVSSGNKIVLASDVENKTFPSDEAGLMTGDRILSINGEETKSFKDIRDIINSTEGSLNLLVERDDQRKSLIITPKKNEETGSTIIGIYRWVDPVIDTVKEDSPAALADLKSGDVVTSINGVPFTKEADVNKILKSEPTKLDIEYLRQGVKKKTTLIVDYTSGNPSVGFSFALENFRTEGKSFSQSIVQSFHDTKKLIVSIFSGILSLFKGNNITESISGPIMITYFIGQAAALGFYQFFNMLAMLSVALFVMNLLPIPALDGGQILLFIVEAIKGKPLKARTVFRYQFIGAIFVFGLLILSTINDINFFY; encoded by the coding sequence ATGTTACAAGCTGTACTTCATGGCATCTTAGGTCTATTAGGCCTGGGATTTGTCGTGTTCATCCATGAATTAGGACACTTTATATTCGCAAGACTTAACAAGATCAAAGTAGAAGCTTTTAGTATTGGATGGGGACATCCGATTGTAAAATGGAAGTCAAAAGAAGTGGAATACCGCATTGGTATCCTCCCCATCGGAGGATACTGTAAAATGGCAGGTGAAGATATCATTCAAGAAGCCATTCTGGAAGATAAAGAAGTGTTTGAAAGGAAAAAGGGCACCTATTTCGGAGCTCACCCTCTTCAACGTATCACTGTGGCATTAGCAGGTCCCTTCTTTAATGTCCTATTAACATTTGTGATTATGTTTTTCATTTCCTTAATTGGTTATAATTACGTATCCTCCGGTAATAAAATCGTTCTGGCCAGTGATGTAGAAAATAAAACTTTTCCTTCTGATGAAGCCGGTTTAATGACAGGAGATAGAATTCTGTCGATTAATGGAGAGGAGACAAAGTCTTTTAAAGATATCAGGGATATCATTAATTCCACAGAAGGGTCTCTCAACTTGTTAGTAGAACGTGATGATCAAAGAAAGTCATTAATCATTACTCCTAAAAAGAATGAAGAAACTGGTAGCACTATCATTGGAATCTACCGATGGGTGGATCCTGTTATTGATACTGTTAAAGAAGATAGTCCTGCTGCATTAGCCGATTTAAAATCAGGAGATGTTGTAACATCCATTAATGGCGTTCCTTTTACTAAAGAGGCGGATGTAAACAAAATCCTTAAGAGTGAACCTACAAAATTAGATATCGAGTATTTGAGACAGGGAGTAAAAAAGAAAACAACCTTAATCGTTGATTACACTTCTGGTAATCCTTCAGTAGGTTTCTCTTTTGCTCTTGAGAACTTTAGAACAGAAGGTAAGAGCTTCAGTCAATCTATTGTTCAATCCTTTCACGATACAAAGAAACTGATTGTTTCTATTTTTTCTGGTATACTTTCTCTTTTTAAGGGAAACAATATCACTGAATCAATATCTGGTCCTATTATGATTACCTATTTTATAGGCCAGGCAGCAGCCTTAGGTTTCTATCAATTCTTCAATATGCTGGCTATGCTTAGTGTAGCTCTGTTTGTTATGAATCTGTTACCTATCCCTGCTCTTGATGGAGGACAAATCCTCTTGTTTATAGTGGAAGCTATTAAAGGAAAACCACTAAAAGCAAGAACAGTCTTTAGATATCAGTTCATAGGTGCTATATTTGTTTTTGGTTTATTAATCCTATCCACTATCAATGATATTAACTTTTTTTACTAG